From the genome of Blautia hydrogenotrophica DSM 10507:
ACAGATGAACATCAGCCCAGAAAATGCGGATGACCCAAACCGTGATAAATTTGTCATGAGTAAGGGACATTCTGTGGAAGCTTATTACGCGGTTCTGGCGAAGAAAGGCTTCTTTGACAGGGAGGAGCTGGTGAGCACCTTCAGCAAATTTGGCTCAAAGTTTATCGGACATCCGAACAACAAGATTCCAGGAATAGAGATGAACTCCGGTTCCCTTGGACACGGTCTTCCAGTCTGTGTGGGAATGGCCCTGGCGGGAAAAATGAATGGACAGAGCTACCGTGTATACACAGTGATGGGAGACGGTGAACTGGCAGAGGGTTCCGTCTGGGAAGGTACGATGGCTGCTAGCCACTATAAGCTGGACAATCTGTGTGCAGTGGTGGACAGAAATCGCCTTCAAATTTCAGGAAATACGGAGGATGTCATGGCCCATGACGATCTGCATGAGAGATTCTCATCCTTTGGCTGGCATGTGATTGACGTAAAAGACGGAAACGACATCGACCAGCTCCACGAGGCTTTTGAGGAAGCAAAGACCGTGAAGGGAAAACCTACGGTATTGATTGCCAACACTGTAAAAGGAAAGGGTTCCTCTGTGATGGAGAACAAGGCAAATTGGCATCATAAAGTTCCAAGTGAAGAAGAGCTTGCTCAGATCAGAAAAGATCTGGCAGATAGAAAGGAGGCAGCCCTTCATGTCTAAGATTGCAAATAAACAAAAGATTTGTGAAGTGTTGATGGAGGCGGCAAAGACGGACAAAGATATCGTGGCTCTTTGTAGTGATTCTAGAGGAAGTGCGTCGTTTACCCCATTTGCAGAGCAGTATCCTGAGCAGTTCGTGGAGACAGGAATTGCGGAGCAGAACCTGGTGAGCATCTCCGCGGGATTGGCGAAATGCGGCAAAAAACCGTATGCGGTGTCTCCGGCTTGCTTTTTATCCACGAGAAGCTATGAACAGTGCAAAATTGACGCTGCCTACTCCAACACCAACGTGAAACTGATTGGAATCAGCGGTGGAATCAGCTATGGGGCGCTGGGAATGAGCCATCACTCTGCACAGGATATCGCGGCGATGGCGGCGATTCCGAATATGAGAGTTTACCTTCCCAGCGACCATCTTCAGACAGAGTGTCTGATGAAAGCTCTGCTGAAGGATGAGAAGCCAGCTTATATCCGGGTGGGGCGTAATGCGGTAGACCCGGTATACGAGGAGGGAAAGGTTCCCTTTGAGATGGACAAGGCTACAGTAGTGACAGAAGGAAAGGACGCAGTGATTGTCGCCTGTGGAGAGATGGTAAAACCGGCAGCGGATGCTGCTAAGCTGTTGGAGGCAGAGGGAATCCGTGTCACCGTTTTGGATATGTACTGTGTGAAGCCTTTGGACAAAGATGCAATCGTGAAAGCAGCCAAGAATGCGAAATTGGTGGTGACGGCAGAAGAGCACTCACCGTTTGGCGGCCTGGGTTCCATGGTGAGCCAGGTGGTAGGAAGGGAATGCCCGAAAAAAGTGGTGAATTTGTCTTTGCCGGATGCTCCGGTGATCACAGGGACCTCCAAAGAAGTCTTTGACTATTATGGATTGAATGCACAGGGAATCGCGAAGACCGTAAAAGAGAACATGTAAAAGCGCAGAGGAAAAGGCTGTTACATAATTAGGAGGATATTGGCAGGGGACACCTGTTGATATAGGGATTTAATACTTTCAAAATGTAAGGAGGAAGAAAAGTATGAAAGTCAAAAAATTATTAGCCGGACTTTTGACAGCAGCTATGATCGGCACTATGATGATGGGATGCTCTTCATCTGAGGAGGCAAGTACAGAGGGTGATGCGTCTGCTGAGACCACGCAGGCAGCAGAAGAAACAACAGAAGAAACAGCAGAGGAAGCAGAAGTACTGCCGGGAGGTGGTTCCAACATTATCTATGTCATCACACCTTCTGTATCCAACCCGGCGTTTAAGACCGAGGCTGACACAGCGACAGCAAAGGCAGAGGAGCTGGGCTATGAAGTAAAAGCCGCTTCCCATGATGACGACCCGACGAAACAGACAGAGCTGTTTGACAATGCGATCGCTGATAAGGCAGCAGCAATTATTTGTGACAACGCAGGTGCAGATGCGACGGTAGAAGCTGTACGAAAAGCAAGAGAAGCGGGAATTCCGACTTTCTTAATCGACCGTGAGATCAACGAAGAAGGCGTGGCAATTTCCCAGATCGTAGCAAACAACTATCAAGGCGCAAAAGCCATTGCCGAGAAATGGGTAGAGGCAATGGGTGAAAAAGGAAAATACGCGGAACTGTTGGGGAAAGAGTCTGACACCAACGCTGGCGTTCGTTCTTCTGCATTCCATGAAGTGATTGACCAGTATCCGGACCTGGAAATGGTAGCTCAGCAGACTGCAAACTGGGAAAAGACAGAGGCATATGAGAAGATGGAAGCAATCATCCAGGCAAATCCAGATCTTGACGGTGTCATCTGTGGTAACGATACTATGTTAGAGGGTGTATGTGCGGCTTTGGCAGCTCATGACATGACCCTTCCGGTTATCGGTGTGGATGGCTCTGACGAAGCGGCAGCTCTGATTAAATCTGGACAGGCTACCGGTACCGCTCTTCAGCAGTTCGCACTGATTGCGGAGATGGCAGTAGAGCAGGCAGATCAGTACCTGAAAGAAGGAACCACAGGACAGGAAGAAAAACAGCTTGTGGACTGTATCGCAATTACAGCAGACAACGTAGATAATCTGCAGACATTCGTTTATACCGAAAAATAAACAGAGAATTTTGTACATTGACCGGGAAGCGTCGCTGACGCTTCCCAATCTATAAGATACTCTTTATTGAGCTAAGTATTAAATCAAAACCGAAAGAAATGTCTCCTAATTTCTAAGAGATATACAAATATATTGACTGGAGGAAACCTCTATGAAGAAGCAAATCGTAGCACTGGGCCTGGCAGTGGCACTCGCCGCTTCAGCGACGTTTACCGGGTGCGGGATCGTGAAAGTAGTAAAAATCGGAGAAGAAGGAAAATATACCGGAGAAGTGGAATTTAATGCCGGAGACGACGTGGCGGCGATCTGGGAGTCGTCTGCGCTGCCGGAGTTGAATGAAAAAGCCATGGATTTGAAAGAATTCCTGACACAGTCCAACGGGGATTTCACTGCCTTGGCCGAGGAACATGGCAAGTATTCCATGGGAACTTCCGGAGAGCTGAGCTATGTAGTGAAGGGAACCGGAACCGTCGAGGAAGTCAATACAGAATCCCAGGCCGGATATATGAAGATAAAACTGGATGACTATAACGGAACCGAGGAAGTAAAGATTCAAATCGGGCCGGTGTACAGAGGCTCTTCCATTCGTGATTCTTTAAGCTTCCTGAAGTTCGGAGATTACACAAACCAGGAAGACTGGGCGGCTGTTTCTCAGAGCATCAACCAGGTTGTCGCCGAGACCGTAGTGGAGCCGGCGGATCCAAGCTCTCTGGAAGGCAAAAGCGTATCCTTTGTGGGAGCCTTCACGGTATCCACCGGAAGTACAGAAGTATTGATTACCCCAGTTGTTCTGGAAGCAAACTAAAGTAGGGATGCAGCGAAAAAGGAGAGAAGAACTATGGGTGAGATGTATAAATGCAGAGACGATGTATTTCTCCATGCAGAAAAGATAAGTAAGATCTATCCCGGTACCAAAGCATTAGATCAGGTATCTTTTGATCTTTTAAAGGGAAAGGTAAACGTGCTGATCGGTGAGAACGGTGCCGGAAAATCCACACTGATGAAAATGATAGCTGGAATCGAGCAGCCCAATGAAGGCAAGATGTACATCGGAGACCAGGAGGTCTACTTCAAGAATACGACAGAGGCCAGGAAGCATGGGATTGGTATCATACACCAGGAGCTGAGCTTGTTTCCAAATCTGAATGTATATCAGAATATTTACATGAACAAAGAAAAGACCAAGGGAAAGATGGTCTTGGACGATAAAAAACACATGGAAGGTGCCAAGAAAGTACTGGAGAGACTAGAGCACCCGTTGGACCTTCACACGAAGGTGGGAGAGTTGCGTGTTGGCCAGCAGCAGATGATCGAGATTGCCAGAAATCTGGTGGAGGATGATCTGAAGGTGCTGATTATGGATGAACCGACATCCTCTCTAAGCCAGCAGGAGGTGCAGGTGCTCTTTAAGATTATGAGAGAGTTGACCGCGTCAGGGATCTCCATTGTCTACATCTCCCACAGACTGGAAGAAATCATGGAGATCGGAGACCATGTGACGATCTTGAGAGATGGAAAATATGTGGCGGATGCCGATGTAAAAGATATCGACGTGCCGTGGATTGTACATCAGATGACCGGCGGAGAAAAATCTTATCCCAAGAGGGACCGGGAGGTCGACTGGAGCAAGGTGGAAAACGTGCTGGAAGTGAAGAATCTCTGTCTTCCCAAAGCAGGTGGCGGCTATTTGGTAGATCATCTGAATTTCGAGCTGAAAAAAGGCGAGGTGCTTGGAATTTATGGATTGATGGGGGCAGGCAGAAGCGAGGTTTTTGAGTGTATCATGGGGCTTCACCCGGAGCACACCGGTGATATTTATCTGGAAGGGAAAAAGCTGAAGATTAAATCCGTTTCCCAGCAGATCGACAATGGCTTCGCGCTGATTCCCGAGGACAGACAGGCACAGGGGCTGGTTCAGACTCTGGATATTGAGAAGAACTGTTCTCTTTCGGCAATGAAACGGTATAAAAAAGGAATTTTCCTCGACCACAAGAAGGAAGGCCAGAAGGTGGACGAGCAGATTTCTGACATACATATCAAGGTTGCGGACAAAAAGCTTCCGATTTTATCCTTGTCAGGCGGTAATCAGCAGAAGGTGGTTATCGGAAAAGGTCTCTTGACAGAGCCTAAGATTCTTCTGATGGACGAACCCAGCCGTGGAATTGATATCGGCGCGAAGACGGAGGTATTCGATATCATCAATCAATACGCAGAAAAAGGACTGTCAATTATCGTCATTTCTTCTGAGCTGCAGGAGATTGTGGCGATAGCGGACAGGGTCATCGTATTGTCAAACGGTCTGAAGACCGGAGAATTCTATGGCAGTGAGATCCAGCAGGATACACTGGTACTGGCATCCTACAAGGGCCATCACCAAAAAGAGGAAAGGGAGAATTAATCATGGCAGCGAAAACAAAATCAGGGAATAATCAACTGGCGATGACCCTCTTAAAGGGCAGAACCTTCATCGTGTTAATTGTATTATTGATCTTTTTCAGTGTGGCAGCAGATAACTTCTTGACTGCAAACGCACTTTTGACTGTTGCGAAGCACGTGGCACTGTACGGTATTCTCGCAATTGGTATGACCTATGTCATCATCACCGGCGGCATCGACCTGTCTGTAGGTTCTGTCGTTGGTCTGGCCGGCATGATCGCGGGTGGTCTGATTCAGCAGGGGCTGACCTTGAAAATGTTCGGCGTGACACTGTATTTCAGTGTTCCTATGGTTGTTATCATTACAGCAATCATCGGAGCACTTCTGGGAGCGATCAACGGTATCGTCATCACGAAATTTAAAGTTGCTCCGTTTATCGCGACTCTGGGTACGATGTATATCTGGAGAGGTTTTGCAAACTTGAGATCGGACGGTGCGACGTTTTCGGAGCTGGCCGGAAAAGAAGGACTTGGGAATACCGGATTTGAATTTTTCGGACGAAATCTGGGCGGAACCGGAATTCCGGTAGGTGTTATCATTCTAGCGATTATTGCAGTGATTGCAGGCATTTTGTTAAAGAAAACTCCGTTTGGATGGCATGTATTGTCTGTGGGCGGTAATGAGAAGGCGGCAGGCCTGTCCGGTATCAAGGTAGACAGAGTGAAGATCTGGGTATATACCTTCTCAGGCTTCTGTTCCGCGATCGTAGGTATCATCGCGACCTCTCAGTTGGTATCCGCGCATCCAGCAACCGGAGATACCTGGGAGATGAACGCTATCGCAGCGGCAGTACTTGGCGGAACCTCCATGGCAGGCGGTGTGGGCAACATCGGCGGTACCGTAGTCGGTGCTTTCGTGATTGGTGTCATCAATGATGGTATGACCATGTGTGGTGTCACAGAGTTCTGGCAGAAAGTTATCCGTGGACTCGTGATTATTTTGGCAGTTATCATTGACCAGGTACAGAGAAATATGCAGGCAAAGATGGCTTTGCAGGCACGCAACGAGAACAAGTAAGAGGATTTCGTATGAAAAAAAGAGGAATTATCAACGCGCAGCTGTCCGGGCTGATTGCAGGACTGGGACATAAGGATACCTTCATGATTGCGGATGGCGGAATGCCAATTCCCAAAGGGGTGACGATTGTGGACCTGGCTCTTTGCGGGGGAGTTCCCACTTTTCAGCAGGTGATGGACGCAGTGTTAGAGGAGGTAGAGGTGGAGTTTTACACTCTGGCAGAAGAGATCACAGAGAATAATCCGAAACTCCTCTGCTATATTCGGGAGAAACTTCAAGGGGTGGATAGCGAGATGGTCAGTCACGTACAGCTCAAAGAGATGTCAAAAGATTTAAAGTTCGCCATCCGTACTGGGGAGTTCACACCGTATCCAAATATGATACTCAGGGCGGGTGTTGCATTCTAGTTGCGGCAGGAACTATAATAGAAACAAAAAATCGAAAGGAATTATACTATGAAAGTCTTAAATTTTGGCTCACTGAATCTGGATTATGTATATTCCGTCGACCATATGGTGACGCCGGGGGAAACTCTGGCGTCTTATGGTATGAACGTATTCTGCGGGGGAAAGGGACTGAATCAGTCTATCGCGTTGGCGAAGGCAGGAGTGGAGGTATACCATGCCGGTTTGATCGGGGAGGAAGGAGAGATCCTATTGAAAACCTGTCAGGAGGGCGGTGTAGATTCCAGGTATATCCGGAAGACCACGGAGAAATCCGGTCACACCATCATACAGGTGGATAAGGATGGACAGAACTGTATTCTGCTGTACGGAGGAGCGAATCAGAGCATAACCAGAGAGTATGTGGACGAGGTGCTGTCTCATTTTGAGAAAGGGGATATTCTGCTTTTGCAAAATGAGATCAATCTGCTGGACTATATCATCAACCAGGCCTATGAAAAGGGAATGATGATTATTCTGAATCCTTCGCCTTATAATGAGAAGCTTGACAGCTGCGATTTCAAAAAAATTTCCATGCTTCTTCTCAACGAGGTGGAAGGAGCACAGGTGACAGGAGAGAAGGATGAGAAAAAGATTTTGGTCCGTTTAAAGGAGCTGTACCCGGATATGCAGGTGGTACTGACCCTGGGAAAAGACGGTTCTGTATATCAGTACAAAGATCAGGTATATCGTCAGGGAATCTTCTCAGTACAGGCAGTAGATACGACGGCGGCGGGAGACACCTTCACCGGATATTTTATCTCCTCTATCTTGGAGGGAATGCCCGTGGATGAAGGGCTTAAACTGGCAGCGAAGGCGTCTGCAATCGCGGTATCCAGGGAAGGAGCGACCGCTTCGATTCCCGTAAAAGCGGAGGTAGAAAGTGTGGACTGGTAGGGGCCCCGTCTTTGCCAAGAATAGCATAAGGAGTGAAAAGTAAGTATGTCACAGAGATATATCATCAGCGTAGATCAGAGCACCCAGGGGACGAAGGCGCTTCTGTTCGATGAGAGTGGGAGTCTGATAAAGAGGGCGGATAAGTCTCACCGTCAAATTGTCAATGAGAAAGGATGGGTTTCCCATGATCCCATGGAGATTTATGAGAACACCATCACCGTGGTGAAAAATCTGATGGAAGAGTCAGGAATTGACCCGGCTCAGGTGGTCTGCGCGGGAATCAGCAATCAAAGAGAGACTTCTCTGGCCTGGGACAAAGTCACCGGAGAACCTCTAGGACAGGCAATTGTCTGGCAGTGTGCTAGGGCGACCAAGCTCTGCGAGCGTGTGGAAAAGAACGGAAATGCTGAGAGAATCCGTCAGGCTACGGGGATTCCGCTGTCTCCCTATTTTCCAGCGTCGAAGATTGCCTGGATTCTGGAAAATGTGGATGGAGCGGCCGAAAAGGCACAGAAAGGGCAGATTTGCCATGGAACTGTGGATAGCTGGCTGATTTATAAGCTGACAGGTGGAAAATCCTACAAGACGGACTATTCCAATGCCTCCCGCACGCAACTGTTCAACATCTTTGAGCTGAGATGGGATGAGGAAGTATGCAGGATGTTTGGGATTGACCCTGCCAACATGGCGCAGGTATGCGACTCGGATTCTGATTTTGGAGAGACGGACTTTGAGGGAACGCTGCCGCATCCGGTGCCCATTCACGGGGTGCTGGGAGACTCCCATGGTTCTCTGTTCGGGCAGGGCTGCCTGCACTCAGGAATGACGAAGTCCACCTACGGAACCGGTTCCTCGATCATGATGAATATCGGTGAGACTCCGGTGCTGAGCAGCCATGGGGTTGTGACTTCCCTGGCCTGGAAGATCGGCGGAAAGGTGAACTATGTGCTGGAAGGCAATCTCAATTATACAGGTGCGGTCATCACCTGGTTGAAAGATGATTTGAAGCTGATACAGTCCCCGGCGGAGACGGAGGATTTGGCGAGGAAGGCGGTTTCTGACGATTCCTTGTATCTGGTTCCAGCGTTTTCGGGACTGGGCGCTCCTTATTGGGACAGTCATGCGGCAGCCTCTATTGTGGGTATGACCAGGACGACTGGGAAAGCCGAACTGGTTCGGGCAGGAGTGGAATGTATCGCCTACCAGATCACCGATATTGTTCGGGCCATGAGCGAGGACGCTGGCGTCAAGGTGGGAGAACTGCGGGTGGATGGAGGCCCCACAAGGAATTCCTATCTGATGCAGTTTCAAAGTGATATCGCCGATGCGGGGGTACAGGTTCCGGATTCAGAGGAACTGTCCGGCATTGGCCCCGCTTATGCGGCAGGGCTGGCTCTGGGCGTATGGGGACAGGAAATTTTCTGTAAATTGAAACGCACGAAGTATGAGCCTCAGATGGAAAAGGAAGTCAGAGAGAGAAAGTACCAGGGCTGGAAAAAGGCCGTGAGAACTGTGCTGACGAAATAGGAATGACAAAAAGAGACAAGAAAGCTGTCAAAATGACACTTCTTGTCTTTTCTTTTTCCGCTTTATTGCGGAAAAAACTTAGTTGTCAGAAAACAACAAAATAGGTTATTGTAAACTCAACGGTTGGTTACAAATTTGATGCATCGAATACCGACAAAAGCAAAGGATATTTGTGAGAAAACGGTGTGGGAGAAGGTGTTGCAATGGAGAAAAAATTAACGGTCCGGGAGAGTTTCCGTCTCGGAAAAGGTTGGTATTTGATGATTTTTGCGATCTTGGCAATGATGGTGACGAATGCGGGTGTAAACGACGGGTTAAATGTGGCGCTACCAGAGATTGCAGCAGGAGCGGGTTTGGATTATGAATTGTGTCTGAGTATGGGGACCGTGGCAGGTTTTGTGGGCGTAATTATGATGTTTGTCATTGCGAAATTCCGTGACCGGTTTGGCGGAAGAAAAGTCAGCGCGGTGCTGTTTATCATTTTTGGACTGACATTTTATTTTTTGTTTTTACGGGCGGAGAATATTGTAATGTACGCTGTCAGCCAGTGTATCATGGTAAGCTGCGGGCAGGGCTGTTTTTATCTGTGCACAGGCCCTATGCAGTCCGACTGGTTTCCCAAAAAACGCGGTGTGGTAAATGGAATCAGCACCATCGGAGCGAATATCGGCACGGCAGTACTGGCTCCGCTTATGACAGTGCTTTTGACGATGGCGCAGTATAAGACGAGTTTATCGGTGTTTGCGGTGGCCGCGGTGCTGCTGGGCGTGTTTGCGTGGGTATTTCTACGGGATACTCCCCAGGAGGCGGGTGTTTATCCGGACAATGTGACGAAGGAAGTATACGAAAAAGAGTACCGGAAGATCGCCGGACAGGCTGCCTATGTCAGCAACTGGACGGTTCCCAAGATGCTCAAATGTAAAGAGGTGTGGCTGACGGCCATGGTGCCTGGATTTATCACCTTGGGGCTTTTGGGAGTCATTACCCAGTTCGTACAGCGCAACATCTCTCTTGGGCTGTCCGGGAAAGTGGCCATCGGTGCCATGACGGCGGCAGGGCTGATAGGAATCTTAGGCAGCTATACGATTGGTTATCTGGACACGAAGATCGGAACCAAAAGAGCTTGTATGATCTACTGCGGAATTTTTGCTCTTGGAATCTTCTTTAACCTGCTGGCCGCTTTTTGGCTGCCATTTGTCTATCTTTCGATTTTTATTGTAGGATTCTCCCTTGGAGGCAGCACGAATATGTCCTTATCTTTTCCGGCTTCTGTCTTTGGAGTGCTGGATTATCCGAAGGTTAACGGTGTGATTTTCCCTATCAATTACTGTATCGGATGCCTTAACTTTTTGGTGAATGCGGTGGTTATGAAAATCACTGGAAGTCTGACAGGGGCTTATATTGTGTATATGTGCTTATTTCTGGTAAACATCCTGATTGTGGCGAGGACAGAAGAAGGAAAATGGGACAAATTAAAACATCCGGAATTGATGGAAAAATGATAATAAAATGATATCTTCCTGTGGAAGGAGCGGGCATGTGTATGCCGGCTCCTTCCACGTTTTTGGGTAGCTTGCTTTTGCGTTTATGTGCGATAAGCGAAGTCTGCAAAGAAATTCAACAGTTCTTCTTTCGTCTTTAGGAACTTTGCATCCTCGTAATTACGGGAGCTGTAATAGAGCTCATTCAGCAGCTTGAATACCAGGGTGCTGTCGCCGGGACAGACTGCGGCGAGGATGACGGTACGGATTTTGTAAGAGTTCCATTTGATACGGTGCTCCAAAGTAGCCACAGAGAGACAGGTTTTCTTGCTGGGCACAAGGGAAGATAAAAATGCTACGCCAGGCTGAAAGGCAAAGGGCAGGATGGCCTCTCTTCTTAAGAGGTCTTCCACATAGTCCAGTTCCACGTAGCCTGCATCCAGAAAATCGCGGGACAGCAGTTCAATGATGGAGACACGGCTGTCTGTCAGGATTGCCTCATGCCAGAAAGCCTCCTGCAAAAGTTGAAACAAAGAAGGCAGCTTTTGGCCGTAAAGCCGGTTGATGTGTATCTGGAAAATATGTTTTTCCAAGTTCATCTGATCTGTCTTCGTAAAAAACGGAGAGATCAGCAGGGTCTTGCAGTGAGGGTCACATGTCAGGGTTTTATTTGCAGTTGTAATGATAAGATCCGTTTTGGAAAAGTCATAGGTGTCCTTGCTGTACACCGGAAGCAGAGCAGTCAGTTCCAGATAATCATGAAAGGCACTCAGAAGTTTTTGCTTTAAATGCCAGGACGCAGGCATATTCAAGTGAGCCATGATTACAGTTTTCAGTTTTGGATACGTGCGGTTTGCGGCTTCCAGTGCTCCGGAGATACAAAAAGCCAGGTACATCAGTTCTGTCTCATCCCAGTAGTCTCCGGTATAGGACAGGGCCAGAGGCTGAATTAAGATAGCGATTTCGTATTCAATGAGCAGAT
Proteins encoded in this window:
- a CDS encoding transketolase: MENLKALAYELRETVMDEIMAGKAGHIGGDMSVMEILTELYFRQMNISPENADDPNRDKFVMSKGHSVEAYYAVLAKKGFFDREELVSTFSKFGSKFIGHPNNKIPGIEMNSGSLGHGLPVCVGMALAGKMNGQSYRVYTVMGDGELAEGSVWEGTMAASHYKLDNLCAVVDRNRLQISGNTEDVMAHDDLHERFSSFGWHVIDVKDGNDIDQLHEAFEEAKTVKGKPTVLIANTVKGKGSSVMENKANWHHKVPSEEELAQIRKDLADRKEAALHV
- a CDS encoding transketolase family protein; the protein is MSKIANKQKICEVLMEAAKTDKDIVALCSDSRGSASFTPFAEQYPEQFVETGIAEQNLVSISAGLAKCGKKPYAVSPACFLSTRSYEQCKIDAAYSNTNVKLIGISGGISYGALGMSHHSAQDIAAMAAIPNMRVYLPSDHLQTECLMKALLKDEKPAYIRVGRNAVDPVYEEGKVPFEMDKATVVTEGKDAVIVACGEMVKPAADAAKLLEAEGIRVTVLDMYCVKPLDKDAIVKAAKNAKLVVTAEEHSPFGGLGSMVSQVVGRECPKKVVNLSLPDAPVITGTSKEVFDYYGLNAQGIAKTVKENM
- a CDS encoding D-ribose ABC transporter substrate-binding protein, with translation MKVKKLLAGLLTAAMIGTMMMGCSSSEEASTEGDASAETTQAAEETTEETAEEAEVLPGGGSNIIYVITPSVSNPAFKTEADTATAKAEELGYEVKAASHDDDPTKQTELFDNAIADKAAAIICDNAGADATVEAVRKAREAGIPTFLIDREINEEGVAISQIVANNYQGAKAIAEKWVEAMGEKGKYAELLGKESDTNAGVRSSAFHEVIDQYPDLEMVAQQTANWEKTEAYEKMEAIIQANPDLDGVICGNDTMLEGVCAALAAHDMTLPVIGVDGSDEAAALIKSGQATGTALQQFALIAEMAVEQADQYLKEGTTGQEEKQLVDCIAITADNVDNLQTFVYTEK
- a CDS encoding DUF2291 domain-containing protein, whose amino-acid sequence is MKKQIVALGLAVALAASATFTGCGIVKVVKIGEEGKYTGEVEFNAGDDVAAIWESSALPELNEKAMDLKEFLTQSNGDFTALAEEHGKYSMGTSGELSYVVKGTGTVEEVNTESQAGYMKIKLDDYNGTEEVKIQIGPVYRGSSIRDSLSFLKFGDYTNQEDWAAVSQSINQVVAETVVEPADPSSLEGKSVSFVGAFTVSTGSTEVLITPVVLEAN
- a CDS encoding sugar ABC transporter ATP-binding protein, whose translation is MGEMYKCRDDVFLHAEKISKIYPGTKALDQVSFDLLKGKVNVLIGENGAGKSTLMKMIAGIEQPNEGKMYIGDQEVYFKNTTEARKHGIGIIHQELSLFPNLNVYQNIYMNKEKTKGKMVLDDKKHMEGAKKVLERLEHPLDLHTKVGELRVGQQQMIEIARNLVEDDLKVLIMDEPTSSLSQQEVQVLFKIMRELTASGISIVYISHRLEEIMEIGDHVTILRDGKYVADADVKDIDVPWIVHQMTGGEKSYPKRDREVDWSKVENVLEVKNLCLPKAGGGYLVDHLNFELKKGEVLGIYGLMGAGRSEVFECIMGLHPEHTGDIYLEGKKLKIKSVSQQIDNGFALIPEDRQAQGLVQTLDIEKNCSLSAMKRYKKGIFLDHKKEGQKVDEQISDIHIKVADKKLPILSLSGGNQQKVVIGKGLLTEPKILLMDEPSRGIDIGAKTEVFDIINQYAEKGLSIIVISSELQEIVAIADRVIVLSNGLKTGEFYGSEIQQDTLVLASYKGHHQKEEREN
- a CDS encoding ABC transporter permease translates to MAAKTKSGNNQLAMTLLKGRTFIVLIVLLIFFSVAADNFLTANALLTVAKHVALYGILAIGMTYVIITGGIDLSVGSVVGLAGMIAGGLIQQGLTLKMFGVTLYFSVPMVVIITAIIGALLGAINGIVITKFKVAPFIATLGTMYIWRGFANLRSDGATFSELAGKEGLGNTGFEFFGRNLGGTGIPVGVIILAIIAVIAGILLKKTPFGWHVLSVGGNEKAAGLSGIKVDRVKIWVYTFSGFCSAIVGIIATSQLVSAHPATGDTWEMNAIAAAVLGGTSMAGGVGNIGGTVVGAFVIGVINDGMTMCGVTEFWQKVIRGLVIILAVIIDQVQRNMQAKMALQARNENK
- the rbsD gene encoding D-ribose pyranase codes for the protein MKKRGIINAQLSGLIAGLGHKDTFMIADGGMPIPKGVTIVDLALCGGVPTFQQVMDAVLEEVEVEFYTLAEEITENNPKLLCYIREKLQGVDSEMVSHVQLKEMSKDLKFAIRTGEFTPYPNMILRAGVAF
- a CDS encoding ribokinase, whose amino-acid sequence is MKVLNFGSLNLDYVYSVDHMVTPGETLASYGMNVFCGGKGLNQSIALAKAGVEVYHAGLIGEEGEILLKTCQEGGVDSRYIRKTTEKSGHTIIQVDKDGQNCILLYGGANQSITREYVDEVLSHFEKGDILLLQNEINLLDYIINQAYEKGMMIILNPSPYNEKLDSCDFKKISMLLLNEVEGAQVTGEKDEKKILVRLKELYPDMQVVLTLGKDGSVYQYKDQVYRQGIFSVQAVDTTAAGDTFTGYFISSILEGMPVDEGLKLAAKASAIAVSREGATASIPVKAEVESVDW
- a CDS encoding FGGY-family carbohydrate kinase translates to MSQRYIISVDQSTQGTKALLFDESGSLIKRADKSHRQIVNEKGWVSHDPMEIYENTITVVKNLMEESGIDPAQVVCAGISNQRETSLAWDKVTGEPLGQAIVWQCARATKLCERVEKNGNAERIRQATGIPLSPYFPASKIAWILENVDGAAEKAQKGQICHGTVDSWLIYKLTGGKSYKTDYSNASRTQLFNIFELRWDEEVCRMFGIDPANMAQVCDSDSDFGETDFEGTLPHPVPIHGVLGDSHGSLFGQGCLHSGMTKSTYGTGSSIMMNIGETPVLSSHGVVTSLAWKIGGKVNYVLEGNLNYTGAVITWLKDDLKLIQSPAETEDLARKAVSDDSLYLVPAFSGLGAPYWDSHAAASIVGMTRTTGKAELVRAGVECIAYQITDIVRAMSEDAGVKVGELRVDGGPTRNSYLMQFQSDIADAGVQVPDSEELSGIGPAYAAGLALGVWGQEIFCKLKRTKYEPQMEKEVRERKYQGWKKAVRTVLTK
- a CDS encoding MFS transporter, which codes for MEKKLTVRESFRLGKGWYLMIFAILAMMVTNAGVNDGLNVALPEIAAGAGLDYELCLSMGTVAGFVGVIMMFVIAKFRDRFGGRKVSAVLFIIFGLTFYFLFLRAENIVMYAVSQCIMVSCGQGCFYLCTGPMQSDWFPKKRGVVNGISTIGANIGTAVLAPLMTVLLTMAQYKTSLSVFAVAAVLLGVFAWVFLRDTPQEAGVYPDNVTKEVYEKEYRKIAGQAAYVSNWTVPKMLKCKEVWLTAMVPGFITLGLLGVITQFVQRNISLGLSGKVAIGAMTAAGLIGILGSYTIGYLDTKIGTKRACMIYCGIFALGIFFNLLAAFWLPFVYLSIFIVGFSLGGSTNMSLSFPASVFGVLDYPKVNGVIFPINYCIGCLNFLVNAVVMKITGSLTGAYIVYMCLFLVNILIVARTEEGKWDKLKHPELMEK